ATCAGTACCAACTCACCTTTGTGTCTTCCAGGCAGAGATTTCTGGATGACAGCAGTGGTGCTGATGATAGTGATGCTACTGATGCTGAGAATAGTGGGGATCACCACAGAGTAGATGGAGCTCTGGGCAAGTGTCCAGTCCCCCAAGGGGACAGAATGACCTGAAGACCCAATGCAATTAAAATGAATCTCCATATGCTTTGCTGAGACAGTGGTTAACTAAGGGATCAGGGAGGGGTGAAGCTAGATCTGAGTAAAAGGTAAAACAATTTATGGTGTGGTGACATAAACCAGCGGAGTCATGATGCTGTGGGCCTCATTTCCTCTCAAGAGGTGTTGGATAAGATAAAGacagggcttggtggcacacacctttaatttcagcacttgggaggcagaggcaagtgaatgtctgtgagttagagtccatcctggtctataaggcaagttccaggacagtcagggctgcacaaagaaaccctgtcttaaaaaacaaaaagccaaaaccaaaaaaaaaaaaaaaaaaaaaaaaaaaaaaaaaaaaaacctaccaggtatggtcttgttgaagAAGAAAGTGTGTCATTGGAAGTGGGCTTTATTTCTTGgtcactctctgcttcatgcttatagttcaagatatgagccctcagcttctgccaccatgcctactACATGCTGCCAGGCTTCCCCTCCATGACAAACTCTGGAACCGTAAGTCCCAATAAactcttccccttttttttttgtttgtttgcttatttgttttgttttgttttgttttttgagacagggtttccctgtgtagttttggtgcctgtcctggatttcactctatagctcaggctggcctcaaactcacagagattcacctgcctctgcctctcgagtgctgggattaaaggtgtcaaataaactcttctttaagttgccttggtcatggtgttttatcacaacaatagaaaaataactaatacagaaacTATGGATAATGTGAGGCCAAGGGAAGCAGCAAGCCTGGAGGCCTGCCACATGGGTCACAGGGAGGGGTTTATCTGCTGAGCAGGGTAATAGTGACATTCACCAGAGACAAATGTGTCTGCTTTGCCTCAGCTCACACCAAGGATACCAGGCATGTCTCTAACACTGACAGCACTGGGGTGCTTTGTAAATTCCCACATGTCACTAcaatgacagggtttctcacagatgattgtgagtcaagATGGCTGCAGCCAAGCTGGATGCCTGCTCTGACTCAGCCTGTGCTGTGTTGACTGACTCCCCTGGGCACCTGACTTCCCCTCATCATGTTCTGTCAGCATGGTGTCAGGCAGCGAGTCTTTCGTGTCCTTCCTATGCACTCACTGTCCCTCCACCCAGGCATTTCTTTCAGACTCTGTCACCTCAGGCCACCCTGGAACAGTGGGTGAAGCTCACTTATGTCTGGCTAAGGTGGGCACAGGTACATTCCTTAGCCATCAGCTGAGCACAGCTGACTTTGCTTGGAGGACCCATGTTCAGGTGTGGGCAAGGGTCAACTGTAGAGGGAccaagatagacagacagacagcaagcatCCTCATCCAAGTTgccttcatattctttctctgctcCTGCAGAAGCCTCTAGAATTGTCTTTCTTGCTGTGTTCCTGCCCATGCACATTGTCCAGAAATAGATTGTCCCTTGAGAAGGTAGATTTGATTGATCAGATGTTTACCTCTCTGTGACGGCTTCCACTACCCTTAATACAAACAGTCAGAATTTCATGATGTCTGAATGAGTAATTGGAATGAACCACAAGTAAGGCCAAAGGGTGTGTCTTAAACCCTGTGGCTTTCAATTTTAACCTCAGCAGCTCATCTTCGGTCCATAAGCCTGAACAGGGCAGAATGTTACAACGTCTAAATGATCCTGGTCATACCCGAGTGGACATTTCTGGAAGGAATTCCTTAGGTTCTTCAGCAATAGGCTGCAGCTCCTGCTGTCCCTGAAAGAGTCAATTTGAAGGGACAGTAGCAAAGCTTCTTCATTGGGAAATGGTAGTGGAGAAGACTGTGTCCTGTCCTGCCCTGCCCCTGGGGACAGTAACTCAGGGTGGCATGATGCTTGTACCTCCTGCCTTAGACACCACGTGGATGTCTTAGTTTATACTATGGCTGGTCTCTGGCCTCTTTCTGGTTTAAGGTATCTTTCCTATTGTTTTTGTCTTAAGAAAACATAGTTGGCATCTTTGCTTATGACCAAGAAAACCGATAGATACCAAGAGCCGAAGGGTGGCTTTGTGTATTCAACAAAAATACTTTGGCTAAGGAGACTGCATCAGCGTTTGAGCTTGAGGAACTCAGGAACTCCCATCTTTGTTTCCCAAGATGCATCACTGCTGTATGGTGGCCACACTGGAGCTATGAACCAACGTCCTATGAATGTCCCTATTCCTGTCCCTGTAAACCATGATGCTGGTACCAACTGATGCTAATTTTTGACTCTGACAAGAACCCAGTGGCCTCCACTAGACAGTCTTTCTGAAAGAAcagctctcctcccccacccatgAATCTGCTTCACAATCTGTAATGTGCGTGTTTGCATTTCATTCCGTAGGAAGGAAACTGCACTGTCCATGGTTCCTTCTGAGTTACCATAAATGACCTCTCTAGATGTCACTCAAACAGCTCAGGAGATACACAGAAATGGACTTGGTGCCTATGAACCTTCAGAGTTAGACCTTAATGAGGGAAAAGTAGAATCTCAGCGGCAAGGCAAGCCACCTGCCCAGTGGGATGAAACCAAACTTTGGAGTGACTGACTGCCTTTGGGTACCCTCCCTATATAATCTGCTGGCTAAAGATGAGATGAAACAGAtctttagagttttgttttttgttttttttttaaacgagaAGTTTATTAAAACAACAAGACGCTTGACTTGAAGGGAAAACTATCTAGGATCATTTTGTTCAAGAGTAATTTACCCCTACTTAAAGACAGATTGCCCTACATATAACAGCTACATacaaaaaagttataaaattgtccttggttttacaatgataaatgaaaaacattaaaattctcCAATCAAACAAGGTATGCAAGGATTTTGTTGTTGGGTTCTTTTGTTAAAACGTTGAGAGCAAAATAACTTACTGGAATATAAAGATAAGAGCTGAATGAGCATGCCACTAATGGAGAAAGGGGGATATTTTCACAAAACCGGTACTTTCCCCCAGACCATCTCCATCTGAtgtcaatcaaaacagaacattgaccatttagtttaaaaaagaaaagaaaaaagcgcAAATGCTTGTGCACGTACACCAGTTACTTTATGTACAATAAAGAAatggggacagggaaatgaaagaaTAGAGAAAACTATACTGCAGTAGTCAGGATGTGGTGGAATTCTAATTGCGAATGTATTCTTGGTCTATAACAAAATTCTGGAGTAAAGTAGCAGGTTCCCTTTTTAGTAGACACCTCCTGTCTGCTGCTGGAACACATCAATCGTATCTTCATCCTCCATTTCCAACTGTGCAGGTGTATCTGTTTTATTGATTGGTTGCCCATCAAACTGGAATCTGATCTGCCTCATTGACAAACCCTGTCGTTCACAATAGGTTTTCATTAGTTTACTAAGTGGTGTATGCCTCTTAAGCTTAAACTGCACCACAGAACCATCCTGACCCGCAACCTTCAAATTAATATGATCGTTGTTCTCAGTCTTGACTCCTTCCTTGGGTTTCTCGTCGGCCATGGCGAGCGCAGGAGTCTCCTCAGCTGCCGCTCCACAAAAGAGGCACCGGGTCCCCACTGAAGGCGCACACAAGCAGCACCAGGAGCGACAGAAGAAGGAGGCGGCAGCGGTGGACGACGCCAGATCTTTAGAGTTTTAACTTGatttgatttctattgctgtgataaacatggccaggagaggagagggttCTGTGGATCTATTGGAAGGGATACCAAGGGATACCCAAGTCAGATCCTGTTTCTTCTCTGACCAGCAGACAGCAGAGGTGACCTGTGTCTTTATGGATCCCAAAGATTCATGTAAATGCGGTCAGTGTCCAACAGTCTTAACCAGCTCACCATTACCTGAGGGATGACCCAGACCCAGGGAGAAGAGAGATGAGGACTATTCAAAAGTCACAATATGACATATGAAATATTACAGGCAGatcctgcctcccttccttcaaGCATGTTCTGTGACTTGGGTCTGAGGACTGAATGACAAGCAGAGACTGTCCTTTTTGTGTGATGACCTGTGTGTGGTCCATGATTGGTAGATTTGGAGTTTTACAAAGCAAGTAGACTACCTATCCACTGTGCTTCTGGGAATCTCTGCCTGTTGAACTATGGCTGACCCCTGATCCCTGATCCCTGATCCCTGATCCCTGATCTTGTACCAGCCCTGCTATTCTTGTGGCCATAGACTACCTCTAAGGAGAGGTCTCTTGGAATTTCTCCCTCCCTAGAGGGATCTGGGCCTAACACCTCATCCTATTCTACAGAGTTCCTGCGTATCCATTTACTATTCACACCAAAATAGAGTGAATCTCCCATGCCCAGGCAAGAACACAATGTGGACAGAAGACTCTGAGAACCTAATTCCAACAGTCCATTGCCTTCAGGTCTTGGTTCATTTTCTCCTccactttctccttcttttctccttcccttacttcttcctcttctcatttttctccctcttcctctttctagtCCATACAAAGCCTCTCTGGGTTTTGGAGTCACAGGGAGCCAGCCTGCATTCAGTTGAGAGTTGCAGGGCCCATTCTCATGCACATGTATACGTGCATGGTGAAgacccacacatgtaaaataaaaacaaataaatcttaaattttaagccaggtgatggtggtgcatgccttttatcccagcacttgggaggcagaggcaggcagatctctgtgagttcgaggccagcctgggctacagagtgagttccaggacagccaaggctacacagagaaaccctgtctcgaaaaattttttttaaaaaaagaaaaaattctaattcactttttaattttatacggatgagtgttttgcctgtatatatgtctatgcacTGTGTACTTGCCTAGTGCCCTTGGAGATAGAAGAGGGTACCAGGcaggtactggagttacaggtggttgtgagctgccatgtgggtgctaagaatagAAGCTGGGTTCTCCAGAAGAgccgccagtgctcttaaccattgaaccatctctctagcctgcctATTGAATTGTTTTTATATTCAATCTATACCAGGCTGAATAATAACCTCCAAAAACATACATGTcctagccaggcctggtggtacaagcctgtaattTTAGCTAGCTGGGAGGTAGACTGTGAAGATCAGGATGTGCAATGACTAGGTTTGTataaaaaagtgatttttttttcaggtggtgatggcacacacctttaattccagcactcaggaggcagaggcaggtggacctctgagttcaaggccaacctgatctatagagcaagtcccagggctacacacaaaaaccctgtctgaaaaaaacaaaaacaaaacaaactgattTTCAACCTTGCTCTGAGAGACTCCATTTTACAAGCAGCTTTTGACTCCATTTTAAGGATGGAGGATGACT
This genomic interval from Peromyscus eremicus chromosome 20, PerEre_H2_v1, whole genome shotgun sequence contains the following:
- the LOC131896801 gene encoding small ubiquitin-related modifier 2-like — encoded protein: MADEKPKEGVKTENNDHINLKVAGQDGSVVQFKLKRHTPLSKLMKTYCERQGLSMRQIRFQFDGQPINKTDTPAQLEMEDEDTIDVFQQQTGGVY